ttatttttttttgtagatcCATAGCGTGTATATTTAGCTTGTACAATGTTTTACATACGACAGGTTATGCTTTGCTAGAGCTTAGAGTTATTCATACATTTGGTAAAGTGCAGGCAGGTTCAACAACATTGAAATAGTTAGTAACTATAGCTCAAAAGTACTTAAACTCAAAGTAGAACTCAAAGCTGCCAAGAGTCCAGAGCCACAAAAACTACATGTCTATGTCATTTACCTTAATATTGGTGCTCTTGGGTCTTATTTGTCCTTGTCTCACATTTCCTGTGCACATTTCCTTGTAATGTTACCAACTTATAAGTTTTACTGATATTGTGGGAAACTATTACTATAAAATGTACGTTTCATTGTAttgacttaaattaatttttacataataaatacaaataatataatcaatactattgtaaaaaaacttttgaaaattggctaagtgcgagtcggactcatacacgaatggttccgttaTCATACAAGATAATGtaccttctttattttttttaactaggtacgtacagccattttgaaattcttattatttctgTTATAGTAACAATAGAAAATACATCTGTGAACCTTTCagctctctatctattacggttcatgagatatagccaactgacagacagacggacggatggacagacgaacggacagcgaaggcttataTTAAagtaacagggtcccgttggcacactTCAGCTAGGTATCTGCGGAATACTAAAAAGATGTTGTATTTGAATTTTGGGTAATAGAAGTGGTGACGTTGACAACATTAAAAACATAGCGAAAACATACTTGGTTCCATACTCCTTGATAGGCAACTTTTCGCTGGAGACCACGAGACAAAAACTAGGCAAGTGTCAAGTGACAGGTGACAGCAATCAAGCAATGAGCAAAAACCATAGGCATCCcttatattcaatgtactctgtggcaaaACTCACAAAAAGCAAACGAGCGCGGCAATCGGGCAAAGAAATCTTGGAAAGATCGAagaaattctttgcttttatttcatcatcacgTCGTCCTGTCGTGCTATAACTTATAAGTTTCACATTGTCGGCTGTCCGGTATCGCGAGTGGCTTGCTGTTTATTGTTTTAAGGTTATTTCGCCGGTGCTTTGCTTTAGcatatttaaataattgaaaagaATTTTCCTGAAGTGATATTGATATTACAAAgggtatgtattttttaattggaTATTAATTATTGAATGTATCAAAGAGAACAGAAATTGATTATTGCATAAATGGTACTAAActcaaacaaataaaataagttcaaaataaaacccacctacttacctaaaataaataataaaataattttagaatTTAATATGCTTATTAGATATATTACCACGAAATGgagtatttttaacatatttaaGTATCATAGCGAAACCAATATTTGATAATCTatgttaagtatattatatttttagtacttgaaatatgtaagtaagtaatacaaTCAATTTGGATATTATCTTTATattaactaaattattttattcaccTAGCAtagcataaaattaaaaaggaaagaaggtaagtacattaTTGCAGTTCTATGTTTAGTTATTGGAATTTGCCCTTCGCTTCCTAGTAATAGTAGTAACTAGCAATTAGGTCAGGTAGTGATTTAATTACTTGAACTCAggttaaaaatatacatatgcCATAATGATGacataaatacataatgatgTGTAATTTGTAGGTATGGTATTACTGAATGTTGTGACCACATATTGAACAATAATAAGAATATTTATTTCCTATCATTTTCCTCTTCACATGGAAaaagtaacaataataataacgatcaacttaaactaacaaagcaactatgaataataattattttctttgctCTAGAATTGCCAATAATAATTGCCTGCACATTGTCTATCAGTCAGACCTAGTCAGTCATAAGTActgtttaatattatgtataagatATTTTCCACATTTCCAATTCCAATTTTGGTCTATTATAGCTAGCAGAGTATTTACCACTATTAGGAAGGCTCATAGACAACTGCTTTAAAATGAACTTCCGTCAGTCAGAGCTGATACGACAGACGCGAACTCCGGAGTCCCTACCGAAACTCGCCACAGGCGACCAATCTCAATAGTGACTAGCCAACTATGCAGGAGTGAATGCACAAACACAGGTGCTTTCTctgttccctcactctcatcTAAGACATAATGGACGCAGATGATCCTGTGCCTAATCTCTTTGTATTTTCTGAAACATGAGGGCTTAAGTTGTAACTGCCAATTTCCCACTCCATGTTGCTACTGAGAGTTAAGAAAGTGCGTGTTTTTAGACGGAAACCCCTATAACTTTTTATCTGCAGTTCAATAAAACCTAATATGTTAGCTACTAGACCAATGCCAGTTGAGAAATAAGAATCGATCGGCTGCAATGTATTATGTATCTGTCACGGGACAGACAGGAACTCATAGCGGTGCCATTCATTTAGTTTGACACAAGAAATGCGTCGTCAGCTCAGCAACAGAAATTCTTAATCATTATTAATCTGTTCTAATTAATCATTATTAGTTTGTTTCAATTAATACAGATGGCCAACCAAGGATTTCTGACACAAAAGCCCGGCTTCGCAACTCTCGCgatccacgctggccaagatcCAGACAAGTGGAACTGTGCAGCTGTCGTCCCTCCCATCATCACATCAACCACGTTTAAGCAGCCTGCACCCGCCGAACATACagtatgaaaaatattatttttaccacTTTTTGCTAATGATGGCCTTTCCGGCGCTGCAATGCATACTAGTCGTTGTTGTTAGAAGTAGTGCatttggatttatttatttttcgatttagacttatacaagcgcttacgaaagtcagataaGCATAGTACAatacaaaatatggcatagaatctagataatactagttaaaAATGGCATAAAAATTACTAAGTGTTACCCAAGCACCTTGTCATTTAGAAATCAAATAATATGTAGTGTTATTTCTAATTAAAATGTCTAAATATACAATAAAAAAGGAAAGAGATAGGTACTCAAGCAAGTACATAATTTTCATGTGAAAGGCCCCGAAGAATGGACTTaagaatttatataattttcattTTGGTACAGGTTAATTTTCCATCAGTTTCCCTCTGTCAAGTGCTAATTTGTAAGTGATGTTTCATCACTAccaatatcataaatgcgaaagtgtgttggtttattggtttgtcattcaatcgcGCAGCAACGAAGCAATGGGTCGGCGTGATTTTCTCGTATGGATATAGGTACCgggaaagtgacataggttactttttatcccgacttagggttcccacgggatttaaataaCCTAcaacggacgaagtcgtgggcatcatctaatacaataaaatacctattggTATGACAAAGAGTTTGTAGGACCAGGTACTTGGAACAGCAACTAATATTTTTGATCATTTATatcctgcttgtttgctcgctatttatgtatttaaaaaagtattggaaaaattatgaaatagacaaatttttagggttttgaaTATGGCAGATCTGGTAACCCAACAAGAAACACTCTCGAGGAGTGCATAGCGGCGCTCGACGGTGGCAAATATGGCCTTACATTTGCTTCTGGTCTCGGAGCCACGACGAGCATAGTAGGCCTGCTGAACAAGGGAGATCATATTATATCATCAGACGATGTTTATGGCGGGACAAACAGATTGTTCAGGTAAGTGCCTaacaccataataatattattaaacaagAAATGAAATGATATggaatagtttatttgtatgaatatgggaagacaaggtgtttacaatagagagttaagccaacatatccagtcaggaaaccctgacatacaaatgttttgacacttcgtccgcttgggtttagattttttaatgGAAGTTTTCCCGTAAGACTTGACGGCAACGTAGTTGTGCTGGTTGCAGGACTGTCACAGTGGCATAGCTACAAGGTTTGTCGCTGAATAAATCAGCATCAAGTCAATGAATGTGATCATACCATAACGTTACGAATAAAGGGGCTACGGAGCGAGTCTTCTGGcctatttaaaaacttaacacCCTTGTTGGTCCTCTGCAAATGATACTAGCGCAGCGTCGGAAAACGATTAGATACGGTATTTTTAGGCCGATATTTGAAATCATTGACAGACCAGAATAAACCGATCATtatgaaagttaaaaaaaaaaacattgatttatatgttatgttatttatttttattacagacAAGTAGTGGAACGATTCGGAATAGAAACATCTTTTCTTGATTTTACTAAAACAGAATTGATTGACAAATCAATTCAAAAAAACACAAAGGTGAGTTGTACCATTTCCGATTCAAAATAGAAGAGTGGTatacaaaagaaatataaatacataaaaacatGAGTTTCCACACAATAGCTTATGGTAATTACGGCATCCTTTCATATTGTATTCAACTATTCGTATATAATTTTCTTATCAATGTTTAGTAATCCATGTAACTATAACAGCGTTATCGTAGGTGTTATTTCGTATTATAATTGCATTATGGTTGTACGAAATGATAAGCCTCtgtcataatatacctacttatcaaaaagtaggtatggataaaaagcacttaggtatatattgattgtaaataatttgataccaatgtcaaaataatattgcaaaatAATGTAATCTCTGTTCTTACCGGATCGATGCCtaaattatgtaagtacttgAACCTGTGGGTTCAGGAGATAAATGATGACGATGCCGGCCACAGCGTTAATAAATTATGATCACAAAGCAAGTGTCCATAAAGATTCCCAATAACCAATTGATTGtccattttgaaaattgtttgcAAATTGAAACGACATTGAAAATCGCAATATCAATTTTTATGAGGCAAGTATATACTAAATGTACAAGACGGCGAAAGATGTTTGTCTCGAAAGCAGAATAATTCATGTATTCGTTGCTTAGAACATGGTACAATACATAATAGTAATTTTTATggataaatacttatatttaaataatattaatcattttgtCAAGATATTTATTAACAGATATAGGTATTTAGCATCAATGGTTTCGGCTCAAGTCAATCTTATGTTGTTAGCCTGAAATGCTCTTCGTTTGATTGTCCAATGTTAAAAGTCATTTCCATTTAGTCTGTACTCTTTATTGCACAATAGTTTCGACGACGCGGTTCTATTTTTGTTTCCTTTCCGTTTCTGTCCGTTATTCCATCGCTCATTCGGTGCTACAAAAATTATCCCAGCTATTGAACTAATTCGTTACTCATTAGTGATAAATGACCTAAATTGTTCCCATCAATGACATTCATGATTGCGTCTAGTGCCGACTCCAGTGTCGTTTAATTAATGCATCAATTAGATAGAGTTTAGATACTATAGAAACGCGATCCAATTTCATGATCAATTTAACCTCAATAGATCAATGGTCTGGGAATGGACTGACATACAAATGAACCCCACCCCTTACTATTGTCGTAAGTAGTCAATAGTTTTTTCAAATTAACATTATAGTTACTAAACCTTACCTAGCCTAGAGCACAGAACAGGACGAGTTGCGAATATAAATAGTGAATGagacgagttgcgaatgggacgagatgCGAATGGGACAAAATGCGAGTaggacgagttgcgaatgggTCGACTTGCTAAGAtaccactcctagcacaagtttgacGCTTAGTTAGTTAAAACATGGACAGTGCTGGTACTTACCTATGTCGAAACGGTTTATATCTGAAACCAACTCCTGTTTTTACTTGGTTTTCAGAATTATTCTGTTTTAAACTACAGTTTACGACCTACAATTCGTATTTTTTGCCTGTCTTATTCTTCTTATTAATTCATGTCTTTCAGTAAACTAGGTATCATAATAACTTTCTCATTTTCTGTAATCATTCTATTTGTGTGCAtaacaaattgttaaaattaatgaatgaaCAATCAATCAAATTGAACataatgtacttattttatCGGTATTTACTGTTAATTGTTAATAGTTAagtaaaaagcaaaaataagatttaggatctcctacttttttattttctttagttGATCACTTAACTCACTCGAtagtatttttttgtttctagATGGTATGGATAGAGACTCCAACAAATCCAAACCTGAAAATAGCAGATATAGCAGTAATCTCAAAAATAGTCAAAAGTTACAACGAGGACATAATCGTCGTTGTAGACAATACGTTCTTAACTTCGTACCTTCAGCGGCCGTTGGAGCATGGGGCTGATATGGTCATGTACTCCTTAACTAAGTACATGAATGGACATTCCGACGTTATAATGGGAGCAGCTGTATTAAATGACAGTGAAATTGAGAAGAAACTTCGCTTCCTGCAAAATGGTAGGAATCATATTTTCCCTGTGGTTTATCATTACTTTTGCGTTTTCAGACTTTATTTATTGAAGCGAGTAGCGACCAGCGACCGCCCGTGGCCTTACAtcgcgaaaatataaatcctcttcgtggaaattatgaaaaattcggccttattccttgtctatattataaaaggaacttCTGTGCCAGATTTCAGCTTTTTGTGTCCAAGGGTTTGAGCTGAAGCCTGGGCGTTAGTGAGTTAGTCAGTGAGGTGAGGCAGgagtctttttattattttggcgGTTGGCGCGATTTCGTCGACATTGAATCAAGATCATCATCGATCGTCGGATTAAGATAAAACCCGCGGTAATAAGAAGCCTCGATCACTACAGCTAAGTGTTGTACAATGTAAAGTGCCTTGACAATTTCCTCAATAGGTATTATCGGttctcgcacacgaagggttccgtaatatctaaaaagaaaaaaccgcGAGTGTGCGAGGTAGGCTCGTGCACCGAGTCGTTTtagtagtcgtattttttcgacattttgcacgataaatcaaaaactatttgtGTGCAAAAGTGCGAGGTAGGCTCGTGCACCGAGTCGTTTtagtagtcgtattttttcgacattttgcacgataaatcaaaaactattatgcacaaaaataaaaaaataaacttttttagaatatacaggtaaatccctttcatatgaaaccccacttggtatagttatcttactttaaaaatactaattatttgttcatgaacacattttaattattcacggttttcggatttatttctttacttgtgctataagacctaccaaatttcatgattttaggacatccggaagtaccctatacattttcttaacagacacgacggacagacggatagacagacatacaacaaagtgatcctataagggttacttttttccttttgaggtacggaacactaaaaagacttttttatatattttcatggcggccattttgatatttttattatttgtttttattaagcGGCAATAGAGTCTGAAAATTTCTACTCTTTATTTATTACGGCTCATGTGATgtaagcccgctgacagacggacggacagcggaggcttagttatACTCTAAAGTTAATACTCTTAGTAGCACActtagggtacggaaccctaaagagatttaatatttaaaatcgtACGAATAATCGTATTTTGcatataatataaagtatttttcTTCTCTAAAATGTTTGAGTTTCGAGAAACAGGCCACAGCAACTAGCAAGTGCCACATTCTGATCCATTGAGGGGTCGGATTGCAACAACGTTTGGTTTGAAATTGAAGACTTACTAACTTACCACAGAATCCTTAGTAATTTAATGGGCACATTACTCGTAGTTCACTGCACCCACTGTTACTAAGTATTAGATTCAGTCATAGCCCTTTTATTTAGATTCAGCCATAGTTTAACTTTCATAATATCAAacaatatatagtacgcgacaagtcgagatggcaggCGGGgtgagaacgccccgcacatccgcacaacCCCGCGTTAACCAAGTGCGGGACGGCGCGGGTATATGGGGCGTTCTACCGccgccacataccccgattgcaatctcgacctgtcgcgaagtaAGTATAGGTAATGAATAATGATGCTTGGGCAAatgaattttagaaaataaatcAGAAttcttcaccatcatcatgatcaacccatcattggctcactactgagcatgatCTACTAAGCTCATAGCATAGACTATGAGCTTAGTagatcatagtctaccacgatgtCCAAGTAGGTACGACTTCGGCAGACTTCGTacacctttaaaaacattatgtaCAACTGTCAGGCATgtgggtttcctcacgatgtttttctccaccgttaaagcaattgatatttaattgctaaaaacttaaaaggcacataactcTGGAAAATTACAGGTGcgtgcgtggccgggatcgatCTAGGcccctcccccctcccccccaGGACGCAGACGTCTTGTcataaccaccaggctatcatctaatattcaaatattattttccGGTTACAAATGAGTTtcgattattaaaaaaatatctaatgtaaaaaaaatatcacatcaCCCAAAGTTTACTTTATAATGTAAGCATGAAAAGGTcgtgaagtacctacttacggaaTGTACGCCTCAAATCCATCTTGTTTACGCCTGAAATCTGAACctcatattatatgaaaggtcaagacaaattattaaacaaataatattttgcaaaccatgtttgtaaattataatgtattttaatgttattttatttatctacatgTACCTattacatgtaggtacataaattctTTGTGTTTTAGTTCAGCTTTGTCGTGGGATTAGATGTGTTAAAACTAAAAGTAACTTATATCTAAGTACAATACATACTGGGATTATCCATAATAATCCAAGCTAATATAACAGAATACTTACCTTCTAGCCCCagtgcgaaagcgtgtctgtatGTTATCTATTCACGACCCAATAGCCTTGACATAAGGTGCAAAaagtaaatcaaagagttttcaaggaatttttaaaaaacctaagcgGGTAttgtcgcgggcgtcagctagtattattattattatttactagatgatgctcgcgacttcgtccgcgtgtatttaggtttttaaaaatcccatgggaactctttaattttccgggataaaaagcagcctatgttcttccccgggatgcaagctatctctgtaccgaatttcgtcaaaatcggttgaacggttgggccatgaaaggctagcagacagacagacacacactttcgcatttataatattagtatggatagtatggatttatttattttctgacAACAATATATTCATATTTACAA
This genomic stretch from Maniola hyperantus chromosome 2, iAphHyp1.2, whole genome shotgun sequence harbors:
- the Cth gene encoding cystathionine gamma-lyase, encoding MANQGFLTQKPGFATLAIHAGQDPDKWNCAAVVPPIITSTTFKQPAPAEHTGFEYGRSGNPTRNTLEECIAALDGGKYGLTFASGLGATTSIVGLLNKGDHIISSDDVYGGTNRLFRQVVERFGIETSFLDFTKTELIDKSIQKNTKMVWIETPTNPNLKIADIAVISKIVKSYNEDIIVVVDNTFLTSYLQRPLEHGADMVMYSLTKYMNGHSDVIMGAAVLNDSEIEKKLRFLQNAMGIVPSPMDCYLVNRSLKTLALRMEQHKKSSLVVAEWLLKHPKIVEVYHPGLPSHPQYDIARKQMTGHSGVFSFRHSGDLKESRKFLSSLKVFTLAESLGGYESLAELPSLMTHASVPAAQRVELGITDSLIRLSVGLEDTEDLIADLDQAFVEAFQ